From the genome of Epinephelus moara isolate mb chromosome 10, YSFRI_EMoa_1.0, whole genome shotgun sequence, one region includes:
- the LOC126396927 gene encoding trace amine-associated receptor 8a-like: MVETLEAADLCISPLNTSCRSMPVTPQVIFIRTLLCCLILLTVALNLLVIISISHFRQLHTPTNLILLSLAVSDLFVGLAVMPSAIISLQSCGFLGKITCALSHLSSFILTSASVGNMVLISVDRYVAICDPLHYSSMITLSRVKICVSLCWLCAVIYNLIILIDHFSQIDLSNSCAQECVVVINYISGAVDLLLTFVGPVTVIIILYMRVFVVAVSQAHIMRSQISTTKSNTVTVKRSEMRAARTLGITLLVFILCLCPYYIPSIAGQDTTNDNSSAQLWLFFCNSTFNPLIYALFYPWFRKAVKIIVSLQILQPGSREAKMM, translated from the exons ATGGTGGAGACACTGGAAGCAGCTGACCTCTGTATCTCTCCCCTCAACACCTCCTGTAGGTCAATGCCTGTTACTCCCCAGGTCATATTCATCAGAACACTGCTGTGCTGCCTCATTCTTCTCACTGTGGCGCTCAATTTGCTGGTTATCATCTCCATCTCCCACTTCAG GCAGCTCCACACCCCCACCAAtctcatcctcctctctctggctgTGTCTGACTTGTTTGTGGGCCTTGCAGTGATGCCAAGTGCAATCATCAGCCTGCAGTCCTGTGGGTTTCTGGGTAAAATCACATGTGCTCTATCACACTTGTCGAGCTTCATCCTCACCTCTGCTTCTGTTGGGAACATGGTGCTCATATCAGTGGACCGTTATGTGGCTATTTGTGACCCTCTGCACTATTCCTCCATGATAACACTAAGCAGAGTTAaaatctgtgtgtctctgtgttggtTATGTGCTGTTATCTACAACCTTATAATTCTTATAGATCACTTTTCACAAATAGATTTGTCTAACTCCTGTGCTCAAGAATGTGTAGTTGTTATAAATTACATTTCAGGGGCAGTAGACTTGCTTCTGACCTTTGTAGGCCCTGTTACTGTGATCATAATTCTCTATATGAGAGTGTTTGTGGTGGCTGTGTCACAAGCACATATCATGCGGTCTCAAATTTCAACTACTAAATCAAATACTGTGACTGTTAAGAGATCTGAGATGAGGGCTGCTAGAACTCTAGGTATTACTCTTCTTGTGTTTATACTTTGTCTCTGTCCATATTACATTCCTTCTATAGCAGGTCAGGACACCACAAATGATAATTCATCAGCTCAactctggctttttttttgtaactccACTTTTAATCCTCTGATCTATGCCCTTTTCTACCCCTGGTTTAGAAAAGCGGTTAAAATCATTGTCAGCCTTCAGATACTGCAGCCGGGTTCCCGTGAGGCCAAGATGATGTAG